One Paralysiella testudinis genomic window, TGAGGGGGCGCGCTGGGAAGGGCGTACTTATGAGATCCACGAAGGCGGCATGCCATTTGGTGCGGAAACGGCGGTGTTTCATGTGTCTCGAACAGACGTTGATCCTAGCGAAGATGTGCCTGTGTTTGGGTTCCCTACGGACGACGTAACCGAAGGACGGTCCTGGTCGTTCAAACGTGAAGAGCGAAAGCTGTTCGTCGTCGAAGGCGAATATTGGCGAGATGAGTGGATCAACCCAGGCAAATACAGCGCCCGAATTCGTGGAGATGATGTTCCAGGCTCTGTGTTCTTCATTACCGATGCGTCAGGCACTCGTGAGTCAAAAGATACCCTCACGAAAGAAAGCCGTTGGCTTTGGTTCCGGGCCGAAGTAATCAACGCGCTCCTTGAGCATCGGGGCGGGCATTTGGAGTGGTACACCCGGGACACGGGCTCCGTCACCTGCTCCCCCGACTACAGCGTGCACTTTGGCGTCAACGCGATTGGCCTCGTCAATGTGTACGCCAAGGACATCGGCCTATTGCCAGATTGGCAGCAGAGAGTCTGGGCAGGCTTCAACGTCACACCAGAGGGCGGCGTTTCAGAGGAACTGCTTGCTTCGCAGATGCGGGCACGACCAGCAGATACCACCTCGCCCGAAACCGCGCTTGTTCAAGCGCTGGCTCGCATGGATGAGGTCTTTTTGGTCGCACGGGGCAAACCACTCTTTCGTGAGCACCCGTACCGCAATGAAGTGTTGAGTCGCATCCATCGTTTTCGGTCGACCAACGAGAAGGGGTTGTTCGCGCTGGCGAAGGACATAGCACGGCTGACGGCTGACAGCATTGACATTGCCGTGCTGCAAGAGATCGCTGCACCACCAAAGAGTGAGAAGTGGGGATCACTCAAATCGCTAGAGAAGGCTCTGGCGACGGTATGCGCACCAGAGGAGGCACGCCGTGCGCTTACGCCACTGGTTGGGACATACCAGCTTCGCCTTGCCGACGCACATTTGCCGGGGAGCGAGTTGGCGGAAGCGATGAAGCTGGCTGGCATTGACAGTTCAAGCCCTACGCTACATCAGGGACAAACATTGATTGCGAATTGTGCAGCTGCCGGAGCTGTCACTGGTTCGTTGATTGAGCGCCTGGCCAATTCAAATTGCGAGGAATCACATGGAACAAAATGAACAAATTAACCTCATCGATGCATTTACCGCAGAACAAAAAGATGAGGCCGAGGCGCAGATTGCCCTTCGTCAGAAAGAGACTGACTTCGATATCCGCGAGTACCCCGTAGAAGTCATCGTCAAAAAATTCACCGACAAGATCGAAGGCGACAAGGCTGAGATATTCGTCCCCGATTACCAGCGTGAACTGGTGTGGAGTGAGGCTCAACAGTCTCGATTCATTGAGTCGATTTTGTTGAATCTGCCGATCCCTTATCTGTACGTGGCGGATATAACTTCCGGAGAGGATGCTGGCCGACTTGAGATCGTCGACGGCTCGCAAAGAATAAGAACCCTGGTGCGGTTCATGGGCAACGAGCTGAAGCTCGATCGGCTCGAAATACTGGACAAGCTGATCGGTTTTCGTTTCAAAGACCTTCCTCTGCCCAGGCAGCTTCGCTTCGGGCGCAAAACCCTTCGCATGATCGAACTCATCGAAGTTGACGAGGAAGCAAGGCGGCAACTTTTTGATCGACTGAACAGTGGCGGATCAAAACTGGAAGACATGGAAAAACGGATGGGGTCTCGCGACGGACAGTTCCTGACGTTTATCCGTGGCTTGTCCGACGTTCAAGAATTCAAAGACCTGTGCCCCATTAGCGATGCCCGTGTGAAGCGCCGGGAATATCCAGAACTCGTGCTGCGTTTCTTCGCCTACCGGGATCAATATGAGAATTTTGACCGCCGCGTAGATGAGTTCCTGGACAACTACCTCGACGACAAGAATCAAAATGGCTTCGACAGCGCTGCTTTTGAGAGCAGCTTCATGGGGATGCTTTCATTTGTTCGTCAGCACTTCCCATATCACTTCCGCAAGAATGCAAATAACTCGTCAGTGCCTCGCATAAGGTTTGAGGCGATCGCCATTGGCGTTGCACTTGCCCTCGCTGAAAACCCAAATATTCAACCCGGCAACATGGATTGGCTCGATAGCGAAATGTTCCGCTATTTGACCCGGTCCGACGCAAGCAATTCGCGCCCTCGTGTAATCAATCGAATTAATTTTGTCAGAGATAGCTTGCTTGGCCGAGATATCGAATGGGCCAATGGGGTCGAGCCAACGGTATGACCACTTCAATCCCAGCAATGGTTGGCGCAGAGGAGACTTATAACTCTCGCTGCCGTGAGATCGAGCGCTTCTTCGAAATGCTGCAGTTCATGAGAGACAACCGGGATTCAAGGTTGTGCGGCGAGCCATTGGATGGGGCGAATTCGAACACCTATGTTGTCGGCAGAGACCTCGAGAAGACGCTGCGAGCTTCCGCCTATTTGATGCTGTACAACTTGGTGGAAGCAACGATGACAAATGCGATAGATGCCATACACCAACACATCGCGGATGAGCAGGTCGGCTTTGATGAACTCAAAGAGGATGTGAGAAAAATTGCCATCAAGGGTCTTCGCAAAGCGGTGTCGTCAGATACGCCATCTGAATTGCTCGATGCGGCCATCCCGATATCCAGCGCGCTGATCTGGCTCGGCTTTGATAAAAAAGACCTGTTTTCCGGCAATCTGGATGGTCGCCTGATCAAAGACAAGGCAAAAGAATACGGATTTCAGCTTGCCGATCATGACAAGGCAGCTTCGCGCGATGGCGTCAGGCTCCTCAACGTCAAGACAAAACGAAATGAATTGGCTCACGGCGGCATTTCATTTGAGGATTGCGGTCAAGACACCTCCGTAGATGAGCTTGTTGCGATTTTTGATGAAATAAAAATATTCATCAAAGCGGTACTGGATGGCGTCTCAGACTATTTGTCGACCAGAAGTTATTTGCATGCCGTAAATGCGAATACTGCCACGGCATAAAAAACAAACTTTTGGGTGGAGTGATGATGGACTTGATACAGAACAAAAATCCGAACGCTTGGATCGCCATTGATCATGGCCTCGCTGCCGATCTCACGCTTGCACCCTTTACGTTGCGGCTGAAAGGCGAGGGTTCGCTGTATCAAGCCATCGCCGATGACGATTGGGTGTTGATCCTGAACGTCGCTGGCCACATCACGCGGGTCGGGCGGGTACTACGGGTTCGTTCCGATCTGGAGACCACCACACTCTACTTCGACCGCATGTTGTTGGTCGATCCGGCTGTTCCGATTGGCCTTACGTCGCTCACCCCGCCTTCGTCCGGCAGCGTTGGCCGAATTCAATGGACGGACTTTCTGGAGGCTCTCCCCAAGGCGCTGTACAAGACCATCGCCGAAGTGCCGACCATCGAGGATCAGGCCTATATCCGCGAACTGCTGCAACTGGCCGTGATGGACGACTTACTCGGCCCCGCTGGCGGCCCTCGTGAGCGCATCGTCGACATGGGTGTGCGGGATCGCTACCTGGTTGGCAAACTGGCCCCACGTGAGGCCGCACAGGGCGGTATCGAGGGACTGGACGGGCCACTGGCCAATGACGACGCCGAAGAGCCTACGGAGGCCAAGGCTCCCGGACGTCACGAGCCGGGTGCGGAGTTTGGAACGGCCACCGGGCGTGTGGAGCCGGAGTCGGATTCGTCTGACGAGATTGATGCCGCCAGCAACCAGTCTCTGGTGCCCAGCAGCCTCGGCATGACCTTCTGCGTGGATGGTGACGCCGACCGGATCGAGATCGAAGCGCGCTGGGGTCGGTATGAGCGCAGTGACGAGCACGAGATATTCCGCACCCGCAAGAACAAGGAAACCGGTGCCGAGGTGCAGACCAAGGCCAAGGTGTGGCAACGCATTCCCTGTGGCGGCAAGATCGTGTTGCCACTGACCGAAGGCGTGATTCCGCATCAGGCACCCGACAACGAGTTTCCCGAAGTGCGCGTGCAGGGCTCCATCCGGGCCAAGAATGCCAATGGCGACCGGCTGGTCACGCTGTTCCTGGTGAATGCACAGGAAGAGCCTGACACCAACCGCGACACGGCGTGGGTGTTCCAGCCGGAATTGATCGTTCGTTCGGAGAAGGACGCTGCCAAGCGCGCCATCTTCCGCCGCAGGCCGGTGCTGGACGCAGACGGTATGGACCCCGAGCGTGAAGCACTGGAGATGATCTACCGCAACCGCGTCGAATTCGCCGTAGGCCATGGCGTTGCCGTCCATGCCGAAACGCCAGACGACGTGACGCTGGCCACCGAGGTGCGCACCACGGTGATGCCACAGTACGAGGTGCAGGTGACGGAGACCCCCGGCCTCGATCCATCCGACCGCCCGGCCATGCGCGAGATGGTCAGTAGTGGCCTGCTCGATATGCAGCGCCTCGCGACGTTGGAGATTGACCCGCTGGTCGACGCTTTGAGCATGCTGACCAAGGACTACGCCGCGTGGATTGATGAACAGCGCGCTCGCGTCGGGGCTGAAGTGACCGGCTACGACACTCAGTCGCAACAGGCGATGGACCGATGCCAAGAGATCCACACCCGCCTCCAGCAGGGTATCGACACGCTGAAAGGCAATGAGAAAGCCCTGGCCGCGTTCCGGTTTGCCAACCGAGCGATGGCGACGCAACGCGTGCGCAGCCAATACGCGCTGGCCATGCGCCGGGGCGAGGATGTCTCCATCGACAAATTCGATGTGCTAAAGAACCGCAGCTGGCGTCCGTTCCAGTTGGCGTTTCTGCTGCTCTCGATTCCGTCTCTGGCAGATCCGAGTCACCCGGATCGCGTTGAGCCTGTCGAGGCCTATGCCGATCTCTTGTGGTTCCCCACCGGCGGCGGCAAGACCGAGGCCTATTTGGGTGTGGCGGCCTTCACCATGGCTATCCGGCGTATGCAGGGCAATCTTGGCGGGTACGACAGTTCACGCGGTTTGGCCGTGATCATGCGTTACACGCTGCGCTTGCTGACGTTGCAGCAGTTCCAGCGTGCCACGGCGTTGATTTGCGCCATGGAAGTACTGCGCCGAGAGGCGCTGGAGAAGGGCGACAAATCCCTCGGCACGGAACCCTTCACCATTGGCCTCTGGGTTGGCAACAAGGTCACACCGGGCACGACCGAGGACAGCCACCGCGCCATTGAGAATGTGCGCAACCCCGGCAAGTACAACGCAGGAGCGGCATCACCCGCGCAGCTCACCAGTTGCCCGTGGTGCGGCTCGGAAGTAGCACCCGGACGGGATGTGGAGGTCGACAAAGGCTCTGGCCGCACCTTCGTCTACTGCGGCGACAAGAAAGGCCGCTGCGACTTCTCCAAAGGCAAGTCCAGCAAGCAGCCGCATCCGGGGATTCCGGTGCTGGTGGTCGACGAAGAGATCTACCACCGCCCACCGACGATGATGATCGCCACCGTGGACAAGTTCGCCATGATGGCTTGGCGAGGTCAGGTGCGCACACTGTTTGGTCGCGTGGGGCAGGAATGCGAGCGCCACGGCCTGCTTTGGCAAGGGGCCGATTGCAATGGTAACCACCAGGCTGGCAAGGGCCTTCCTTCTTCGAAGGTAAAGACCATCAGCCCGATTCGCCCGCCTGACTTGATCATTCAGGATGAGTTCCACCTGATCAGTGGGCCCCTGGGCACCATGGTCGGCCTGTATGAGACCGCCGTGGATGAACTGTGCGGCTGGACGCTTGATGGCAAAACGGTCAAACCGAAGATCATCGCCTCTACGGCAACGGTGCGCAAAGCCAAGGAGCAAGTGAACAACGTCTTCATGCGCCGTGTTTCGGTTTTTCCGCCGCACGGTCTGGATGTGGAAGACAATTTCTTCTCGGTGCAGCGCCCGATCGAAGACAAACCGGGACGGCGTTACCTCGGGGTGTGCTCCCCCGGCAGTTCGCGCCCCGCGATGTTGATCCGTGTCTACACCGCGTTCTTGACGGCAGCACAGGAACTGTTCGATC contains:
- a CDS encoding DUF262 domain-containing protein is translated as MEQNEQINLIDAFTAEQKDEAEAQIALRQKETDFDIREYPVEVIVKKFTDKIEGDKAEIFVPDYQRELVWSEAQQSRFIESILLNLPIPYLYVADITSGEDAGRLEIVDGSQRIRTLVRFMGNELKLDRLEILDKLIGFRFKDLPLPRQLRFGRKTLRMIELIEVDEEARRQLFDRLNSGGSKLEDMEKRMGSRDGQFLTFIRGLSDVQEFKDLCPISDARVKRREYPELVLRFFAYRDQYENFDRRVDEFLDNYLDDKNQNGFDSAAFESSFMGMLSFVRQHFPYHFRKNANNSSVPRIRFEAIAIGVALALAENPNIQPGNMDWLDSEMFRYLTRSDASNSRPRVINRINFVRDSLLGRDIEWANGVEPTV
- the drmA gene encoding DISARM system helicase DrmA yields the protein MMDLIQNKNPNAWIAIDHGLAADLTLAPFTLRLKGEGSLYQAIADDDWVLILNVAGHITRVGRVLRVRSDLETTTLYFDRMLLVDPAVPIGLTSLTPPSSGSVGRIQWTDFLEALPKALYKTIAEVPTIEDQAYIRELLQLAVMDDLLGPAGGPRERIVDMGVRDRYLVGKLAPREAAQGGIEGLDGPLANDDAEEPTEAKAPGRHEPGAEFGTATGRVEPESDSSDEIDAASNQSLVPSSLGMTFCVDGDADRIEIEARWGRYERSDEHEIFRTRKNKETGAEVQTKAKVWQRIPCGGKIVLPLTEGVIPHQAPDNEFPEVRVQGSIRAKNANGDRLVTLFLVNAQEEPDTNRDTAWVFQPELIVRSEKDAAKRAIFRRRPVLDADGMDPEREALEMIYRNRVEFAVGHGVAVHAETPDDVTLATEVRTTVMPQYEVQVTETPGLDPSDRPAMREMVSSGLLDMQRLATLEIDPLVDALSMLTKDYAAWIDEQRARVGAEVTGYDTQSQQAMDRCQEIHTRLQQGIDTLKGNEKALAAFRFANRAMATQRVRSQYALAMRRGEDVSIDKFDVLKNRSWRPFQLAFLLLSIPSLADPSHPDRVEPVEAYADLLWFPTGGGKTEAYLGVAAFTMAIRRMQGNLGGYDSSRGLAVIMRYTLRLLTLQQFQRATALICAMEVLRREALEKGDKSLGTEPFTIGLWVGNKVTPGTTEDSHRAIENVRNPGKYNAGAASPAQLTSCPWCGSEVAPGRDVEVDKGSGRTFVYCGDKKGRCDFSKGKSSKQPHPGIPVLVVDEEIYHRPPTMMIATVDKFAMMAWRGQVRTLFGRVGQECERHGLLWQGADCNGNHQAGKGLPSSKVKTISPIRPPDLIIQDEFHLISGPLGTMVGLYETAVDELCGWTLDGKTVKPKIIASTATVRKAKEQVNNVFMRRVSVFPPHGLDVEDNFFSVQRPIEDKPGRRYLGVCSPGSSRPAMLIRVYTAFLTAAQELFDHFGEPADPYMTMVGYFNSLRELGGMKRLAEDDVQTRSYRVQMSMVERPALAQRSISNIRELTSRVSSQDIPKYLDNLEVKFKSEFDIATGKYVTRWQEGDTRAIDVVLATNMLSVGVDVNRLGLMAVNGQPKGTAEYIQATSRVGRSFPGLVCTVLTWARPRDLSHYETFEHYHATFYKHVEAQSVTPFSPRAMDRGLTGAMLSLMRLENDVFSPNEGAGQLSMSNQAEMTDAIKILATRAGNVAEDNSRKQLAETELKERADEWAKEVSKGGRILAYEKRGPEKDKTVALIKSPGLQAWDNWTVPMSMREVEPGVRLIMNTSHITDDHDWKPRPATKDED
- a CDS encoding MAE_28990/MAE_18760 family HEPN-like nuclease, producing MTTSIPAMVGAEETYNSRCREIERFFEMLQFMRDNRDSRLCGEPLDGANSNTYVVGRDLEKTLRASAYLMLYNLVEATMTNAIDAIHQHIADEQVGFDELKEDVRKIAIKGLRKAVSSDTPSELLDAAIPISSALIWLGFDKKDLFSGNLDGRLIKDKAKEYGFQLADHDKAASRDGVRLLNVKTKRNELAHGGISFEDCGQDTSVDELVAIFDEIKIFIKAVLDGVSDYLSTRSYLHAVNANTATA